TTCCTTCAGGCAAAGCCAATATACCTTGAACAAATACTCCCAACTGAGCTTGTCATCAAAATCCACCTTTACCTAAAGGACAATGAAAACAATTATGACCATGCACATTATGATATagtaaatagaatatataaaaagaagagCATTCAATTATAAAACTAATGAAGTACAAGGTTTCCTCCTAAAACAAGAGCCGTTACTTTTTTCCCCTTGGGTTTCACTCTTTCCAAATACACAACATATCCGACTGCTCTGGCAAGAGCTTATTAAATACGAAACCCATGACTAACAAATTTGGAAAGCTCCTAACATTCCGTTAGTTCTCCCATAAGATATGATTCTAATCAATCAACCCAAATCTCTACCAGTCCATGATTTTAGGTTGTGACTGGTTGCTATCACATTACCTATCAGGTGACACGTACGATGTTAAGTGCATGGCAACACTACGAGATTTTCATAGGATCTAAATAAATAGAAACCCCATATAGATGTAATGAACGAAAACGACTAAAATCAACAAACAATATTCCCCTTACGGTAAAATATAATTGCCCCAAGCAAATTTTGCGGCTAAGCATTGAATGGAAACTATAGTATAGATTGAGGGAGGAGTGTCTTACCGCTTCATTATCTCCTTGAGAAATATTCTCGATCAACATTATAGGCTTAATACATGTGCCACAAAGACCCATGTTACCTCTCACAATCACATAGTCGGCATCTTTAATGCACCGCTTACAAACAGAAAAAGTGCATGTATAACACATGTAACTGGAACCTTTCTGGCATGTACCGCATATGTGCCAACCTGAAACGAATGAACGAAACATCAGTTTCCGTATAGGACGCGTCACGTCAATcttttaaaacatttgaaatgACGGCATATCAGAACCATCACTCTCCCTAGATTGCTGACAGCAAATACACAGTAACATCATGGACTATGCGACATACCACAATTCCATTTAGCAGCTGTTCGAAAGAATGCCTCATCTCTCTTAATACAAGCTGGATGGTATGCCTTGGGGCAATTCCTGAATGTACAAGAAGACAAACCTATCAATTAGTTATTAATAACACAAATCTCCATAAATAACGCTCATAAACACTGTCTCCTTGCAATCTAATCCAATGGCATCAACCAGCGCCTTCTCAAACATAGCAACAATTACAGATTAGTGGAGCATGAAACAATCACTCATTGATCGCTaaataatcaatattttattttcttaaccaCAATCCGGAGCGCGAATCTTTCAAAAATATCACAAAGAGAATCCAACTGACTAACTAACAAAGGCTCTAAATCTCTATCTAACAGAATTATCACTGTAATCTCCCAACAACTCACCGGCGATCACAGAGAACAAGGTCTCCGCCGTCGAAGCAAATGAAGCAGACGTCTTCTTCCTTCTCGTCCTTCCGGGGCGGTGGCGGCGGGCGAGTTTGAGACACGGTCTTAGCATGCGCCCTCGGAGGCCGGCCACGTTTCCGCTTCACAGGAGCAGGTTCATCAACAACTCCGGCAACCGTCGGGGCAGGTACAGAGGGAGCTTGAGACGCGCCGATCTCCCCGCACTGATCAACTCTCACACGATCGACGACGCCCTTGACGGAACTCTCGTCGCCCGGAACTTGCTGAAGCTGATGCTTCTGCTGATTCTCCATGAATACTCAGGAATTCGAAATAGGTATGAGTAGTATTCACGGATCAATCAGTGAAGGAGAAACCCTAATCTGAGGTTCTTTTGGGGGGATTTTTGGCGATGAAGATGGATTGGAGAGAGTATTGGGGATTGAAGAACGAAGACTAGTGGGggcaaattaacaaaaaaaaataaagaaaaactatGACTTTTGTTTTCGCTTTTACGCCCACTTATTTAACTTTGTTGTTGTGCGACTCCATTTTATAGAGAAGACAATTGTTATACTTCTTCCTGCttatagaaatgttttttttttttttaaacatcatatcttctttcagattttcttttatcaaaatcttcttacagattttcttttatcaaaatattcttacagattttttattttatgaatataCTAGTATTTCTGGATTTCATATTTATGTAATGTTAAGacttttaggttttttttaatttttttgatatagttatgtttttttatgaaCAAATGTGGAGAATTTGCTTATGGTTATCGATTTTCTTCCAAATACATGCACTACAGTTTATGGATTTCGAATTCATTTCTAAAATCTAATGTTATAACTTCTAGGTAAAACCCTCAGGTTTATATCTCAAACTTTGAGTTAGaagaatataacattttaatttacataccaacaaaaaaattaaacaaacaatACAAACTAATAGCAGCCAAGCATGAGACTGTGTGTCGAAATGTTTAAAGTACTTGGCATTCATTTTCATTATTCACATATATAATAGCCTATAACTCCAAAGAGTGAAATAAAATTAGTATCAGAaaacttatatttatatatgaaaatattagagAGTCACCTGATGGAATACAAACCATATAATTTAAGTGTTTATTTACGGTTTTAATTGGTGACCATTAAAATgataatagaataaaaaaaaaacaatgaatgcgaacaaaataaagaaaaacaatgaatgcgaacaaaatacaaaaaaggtTAAAACAAATAGTTATTTTTGCCTATTTTCGTAAGGAATATTTTTAATCTAGTTCCTTAAAATGAAAGGAATAGCAAAAAATAAATAcgtaacaaatattttttataaatgctGTAAATATTAAGTAACGAATATGAATTTATTGTTCTCATGAATTCCCTAGGTCACTACTTCAGACTTTAGTTATTTACATTTATCGTataatcttctctattaaaagaaaagtacaATTTTTATCTACGATAAAAAGTTATACTAGGTCCACATAATCAATTACATCTATTTAATTTTTCACAATATCtactaaatatataacatttccaacttttttaataattataaattttacttttagctattacaaaatctgttgagaaaaatctaacaGTAATTACAAGAATATtagtattaaattaattttaactgtagatttaaattttacttttagttattacaaaatctgttgagaaaaatctaacaatatctactaactttttttaatatcttttaaattgATGCatgattattataaattaattttaaataaatttttattacaaaacaaaataaaataaaattctatgccatttttataaattttataattatagtatttatcatattaaaatagaattgcTATCtgaattaaatgaaaattatattaaattggtaaattaatagaatatacttaaataatatgatagatgaTCTATGTATAAAGTATACTAAATAATATAACCGAATTACTTAAATTGAACAATGTATTTACTTATACAAtcttacaatataaaaaaataatagaaatgctaaagtatatttctaaacaccacatgaaaatataaattaagcAAATATCATTTTAtggtataactaaataaaattttaaaatgtattgtatgtaaactttagaaattttaaaaaatatatatatatatatttaaggagttctctatttgattatttcatattatgAATATTGTACCGTACTCGaaaagtatattaatatataataacaattaataacaaaataaaatgtataaaaatatttatatataaataatgtcgAAAAAGAAACCTAACCAATAAaattatagagtttttttttactaaaataagattatagagttacacaatatataacactaaaatgtaaattatgtatttaaaacatttataatatattaaaattatacattaataaaataaaaatttatccgCACTTGCGGACGGAAGTTTTTGGGTCTAGTAAACATTTCATGTTTTGGTCATCTATGTTTAAACATCTTCGTTCGCCACACATATGGTATTGTAGGTAGGCTTTGTATATTTGTGGGGGCATTGTTCACGTGTATGTTTAAACTTGCATTTTGCtatgaaaaattgaaatatatatttcttgcCAAACTTTTTCTTTAACATCTACCCCTTTTAGTCAAGTGGTATCCAtcgttatattattttatatacgaGTTACAGAATATTCAAAGTGATCACAGTACTAAGAAACCGAGAGATATCATACAATATAACTAAAGAAACCAAGTTacattttttgaaagaaaaaatggtTATCTGATTTTCTAGTTAGCTATTCTATTTTGTTGTAATAGATGttaaagttatataaaattataatgttCTCATTGCATAATAAATTACATTACTTTTTCTTATATAACTATAACTTTTCGTAgaataatattacaaatttcaGAACTTTCTTTTAACTTTGAGACAACATTAATTATAACTAATCTTCTGTTAACATTTATATGGTATCTAGGATTTTTTGTCAACGCACATataataaaacttataaaattaaGCGGTAATATGATTTGAGTCTTTTTTGGTCCGGCCAAATCTaatatacatgaaaaaaaaacattcctgCTTCCCACTTCCTTGGCAAGAGAGTTTACACGGATGTTCCTTGAACTGGGTAAATGAGATATGCTGAAACCCAAAAAACCGTCTCATATAAAATGGAATGAGACTAGCTCGGATGCAAACATCGGCCAGTTGATCGGATTAGCAATTATGTCTATCAAGCCGGAGCAAACTGTCTTGACATGCATCATAGTAACTTGTAACTCCCATAAGCAGGTAAGTGCCTATAGAAGACCTTCCATCTCTGTGTGTAAAACCGAGAGACTTTTACGACAGTATTGAAGGCCAAGTCTTTCAACTCTCATGTGATACATGTGTGTCCACTCGAGTCCACTGACATTGCCATGATCGACCCAAGACGTATCAATTTGGCAAGTCGAGGTTTAGGGTTCCATTGGAAGAGTTGAAGTAGCAGCCGACGCTGGTGTTGCATCATCATCCTTCTCATCTTTGAGATTAGCTTTTGGCCAGCATGCCGCTTCGAGAGAAGCCAACTGAAGAGTGTCTAAGGGTGAAACATCCTTTCTATTGaacactttcttgttttttgcCTTCTAAATAATATCTATAAGAAAGTATCAATAAGTGTTTTTTAGTAGGCCACGTCTATTTTCTTCCAAAACAAGAAGTCCATATTTTGGTAAACACATGTATTCGGAAAAAAACTGGAAAAAacgattaaaatattttgttagataTACTGTATAGTGATTATGATTATCAATATATTTCACTTtaaatctatatattatttgtttcagcgatttatttatttatttgtaacattatatataaaattgctatagataacaaattaatatatttttattttacatgtttttgataaaatgtattttttacatGCTGGACATAAGAAACTATCATGTCACATTAACCATAGATCTTCTATCCATCGATCAATATCTCATATGTACAAagtttaaaagtatatataaaaaattagtcGTACAAAATGTATGAAATATCAATATCTCACATATATGCACAAGATTTAAAACTATGCTAAGACTGAATCACATCCAGGAATTTTTTTGTTGTCTTAAAtccaaaactaaaaacatacCAATTTTTTTGTGTGGGAATTTTTATTCTTAGAAAGTTATGGTAATTTcggaaagaaaaagataaaagcGATTAATCTATTTTGTTGTTATGTATGAAAATGAAATGGTGTTATGCACATTGGATTCTCCTATATATAGTAACTAAAACTAATATTGGTAAAATTAATTTTGCTTACttgaaattaattgatataataGGCAGATCATATTAATTTGGTCTGCAATAGTTGTAAACCATTTACAATCACTTAGAGGGTGTTAGTAGGATGTGAATTTTGTAATGATTCTTACAATTCTCAAATTCCATTGTTATGTTATTGGTTAACGGATTCTAATATTCTTactaaaatctagtgttattagtATTATGATTGTTTAATGACTTATATAATCTCTTGTTATTCAAAAGATTTGTTTTTAATGATTCTATGATTCCGTAAATCTAATGTTATTAGGACTTGAATTCTAGAAAATTTTactcttaaaaaaaattcaaaaatcttGCATATATCCTCTAGATTCTTATAATTATCATGTTAGAATATtttcataaacattttaaatattaaaaactcttttaaactatttacaaattttaaaaaaaaaattcttaacttttaaaatcaacTAATTTTACATAAATTCCACTCTCACCAACCCctccttaatatatatatatatactcataaATTTCTAGAGACTTTTTTTATTCTGATTCGAAAACACGTCTGAAGTGATCGACTCCTCGCTGGTAAAGTGTTCGGTGAAACCTCACTGTCACGATTATATTATTGCTGCTTCgaatttttgttaaaaacatatattattgcaATTTTGAGTTTGAAATCAgtatatttataaagaaaaaaataatattttagtattaaaataaGGTAAATTAAGTTGACACAAATAGTCAAAATAGTAATGTTTGTTCGAAAACATCAAACTACTgcaaattagggtttttttttgccatctagATTTTATTAATAGGACAAAACCTAAAAGTAAGAAAATCCATACAACAAAGGATCCACACCTAAAAGCCCAAACTAAACAGGCAAAACAAAAGAGACAACATGGGCTCAGACCCAACAAGCTAAGAAGGCAAACCGACGATTACACGCTATTGACATCACGCGTGTTGAGAAAGACACGTGTTTAAACCTCAACAACGAGGAATAACATGCGTCACAAAATCCTCCACGACTTCACCATAGAGAAAATGCTGGAGAAACTAAGCGGCGATTCACCGGAACAATAACCACAATGCGACCCCTTCATCGTCTGATCTTCTTTCCACGGAGAGCGTCCATCGAGCGAGTTGAGATCTCATCCGGAAAAACCGAAGCCACCAAACACTTCATACACCTTCCTTGCCTAACTCCATCCATTGGAGAGCATCCATTGACCAATGTCGAGATCTCATCCAATACACCAGAATTTCTAGGGGTTGAAGGAATCCAGAAACCAAATCACTACGAAGAGACAGCCTCGTTCATCTTTAAAGGAAAGGTGATGGAGCTTTAGCCAAAAGGCAGCGATGCAGAGTTTAGAGAGCCTTCACCCCCTCCCACCGGGGACATAAGCCGGCGACGACAGAACTATAGAAGCCTCCACATCTCAGAGTCAGAAATTTGGTCTGATAAACCAAAACCTAAAGGAAAACGTCAATCTCTCTCCCTCTCAGAAGACAtgcacagaaaaaaaaaagagaaagaaaacacaaaactaGATCGACGGTGGCTATAGGAGTCCACAGCGTCGGCTGGACGGAGGAAatctagagagaagatggagaaTTTATTTAACTGAGAGAGAAAGACACTACAAATTAGGTTTATAGAAAAGATAAAAAGTGAAAATTATGATTGTAccttcattaataaaattataaaacacatAAAAAGGGCATGATTCAGCTTTCCTCGGGGTTGGGATGTTTGTGAAGCTTCTCAACTCACCGCTGGACCACAAAACTATCTCTGTTATACTCGGTATAAAAGATATTAAGAGTATATTTGtaagaatatttaaaatatatattataaaaattatacttttctaatttttttattttttaataattagctAGATCCAAGTATGCTGCATGCGTCTCGTCTATCAAATTTTAGAACGAGATTTTGTAGAGGGAGAACCAATATACTAAAAACATTCCAAAGacaagaaaatttaaaacgttAACAGCTCTGATAAAAAAGGTTactacaatataaatattataatcagaataatatgtttaaaatttctacgtTGAATTAAAACGATAAATCTTCTAAATAGACCTAAAAATATGTTATGACTAAAAAGATAGACAAGGATAAAAATGATCATAATATGATTTATTACAGAGGTAAAAACATTTATActcatatcatatacatatatatatatatatataaatatttagtattatacatattatatacatacatattataaatattatacatatttatattaaaataaaatattcaaaacttttttcaaaatttttggttttaaaacttaaaaaagaaTTTGATTTTTTCCCAAAAATAGACAAGATTCGGCAACTACTCAATTTTCACATTCAGACTATAGAAAATTGTTACTTCAGAGCAGTGGCTGAGCTAAGTGGTGGGGAGGAGGGTCAACTGACCCCTGtgattttttgaaattatgaaatttatttatttatattatgcaGTTGCTAGAATATTTGGTTAAAAATCACCGGGTTGACCCCTATAACTCAAGATCAATGGCGGAACCAGGAAGGATTTTTATTTGTGTCAAGatatatacttaaaaaaaaatagaggtaTCAGTGATTAGTGATTGTATTTGAACCATGGTTTAGGGGTGTTAAAGAGGGTCACTTAACCACTAGAACTACTGAATTTACATGTATTTTGTGAACAAAACAGAATATTTAGAGATTTAACGGGTGTTAGATGACACCCCATCTCTCTACATGGATTTGCCACTACTCAagatcaattcttttttttaccGATCTTTATAATCTCTTAATAATATTACATAactaattttaataaatgactccTATGAAATTTGATCCTGGCCACTGCTACAGAGAGagaaaagattttttttctcgaaattCTTTTTTCAAAACTCATTTTCCagataattttataacttaaaTTTTGAATCCGAACTCGAATCCCTAAATCCTTTACCTAATCAAGTCTCTAAAATCTAAGTCTTAATCTAGGGAAAATCTTTGTTACCTATTTAATACTAAAACTTaggttattttaatttttagaaactatttttgtataaaattgtttttagtGTTATCTTACTGTATTCCTCAGTTAAAAAAGTTAAATGAATTTAGTACGTCAACTGCGAAAAGACCCGACCCGTCTTCATAAGTAACCTTTTTTGGGTGTAAAAGTAGTTATCCTCTCTTGCGCGCAACAACaacccaaaacaaaaagaaaaaaagaaaaagaaaggaagaTTGTTATCGTCTCCGGCCAAGAACCGATCATAAAATGAAGGATTACTCCAAAATCGGCGGTAAATCGACGATGCAGAGAACAAGCCGACGATTGGAAGGTACCGCCATGGGCTCCACAGTCTTCGATCTCAAACCCGGCGTCGGCATCGGACCTTTCTATATCGGTATGCGATTTCTCTCAAAATCTCTGCTGCTTTTCTTTAGTTTCGGAACTCGAGGATCAGTTAATCATCGTTATCGGACTTGGAAGATGACGATCGGCATCGGTTTGCGATCGGCGATTGCGTGCCGTTTTAGGATTCTTTTGATTGCTTATAGTATTAGCAACCGTTGTATTTTAGTTCACCATAACACTGTTCAGCCTCCGATCAGTTTGATCGACGATTCCGATCAGTTTGACCGACGATGGTGTTGTTTCTCAGGAATGCCAATTTGTGATGCGTTTGGGAAAATAGAGCAGGATCCTAACGTATATGATGTTGTTCATGTCAAATACTACGACGAGGTTTGTACTCATCACTCTGATTCACTGCttcttgatttttgttttgatgattCTTTTGGCTTGCATAGGATCCTCTGAAGCTGGATGTTGTTATTAGCTTTCCGGATCATGGCTTTCATCTTCGCTTTGATCCCTCGTCTCAGGTACTACTACAAAATGCTGTGCTTCATACTTGTTTTTGATCTTTTGTGTTGGAAACATTATCCTCATTTACTCTTGTTGAAGTGgagtgaacttttttttttgtgcaataCAGTTTACTCTTCTTTTTTGTTATTGAAAGATACACTCTAGTTTAGTTATTGTTCTTCCAAATTTTGTTTGCAGAGGTTGCGCCTTATTGAGATATATGATGTCAAGCGGCTCCAGATGCGTTACGGAAATTCTACGATTGGGTGAGTTAAAAGCTATGAGTTTCGTGTAGTTTACTGTTGTAATGACTGTCTTTTCTCTTGGACTTCAGAGGTCCATCAACTCTGGCTACGTTTGTGGCTGTTTATGCACTTTTTGGACCGACCTTTCCTGGGATTTATGATAAAGAAAGAGGGGTTTACGCTCTGTTCTACCCGGTGAGCAAGAGATGATAATACGGTCACATTGTTCTTCCATATATGCATGAATTTCTTCTGTCAATGTTTATCATTTTTTAACGATGGCAGGGGCTATCTTTCGAGTTTCCAATTCCCGACCAGTATACGGACTGCTGCCATGATGGAGAAGGTATGTTCTTCCCCTGATTCCAAGAGAAAtctgtttattttttctctGTCTTGTCCCAATATCTGACTGGTCTCTTTCTTCTACATAGTGGCGCTACCATTAGAGTTTTCAGATGGCACCACACCAGTTACATGCCGGGTGTCTATATATGACAAATCAAGTGACAAAAAAGTTGGTGTGGGAAAACTGATGGATAGAGCTTCTGTCCCTCCTTTGGCTCCTGGCAGTCTTTATATGGAAGAGGTTCACGTCAAGGTGTGGATTGATCTTTTCATTTACTGGGGGTTAACTTCTACTAGTAACCATGATTAGCAGTAAGCCACCTCCTAACTCTTCGCATGACTTCCTTACATATTTATGCAGCTTGGGAAGGAACTATACTTTACTGTTGGAGGCCAGCATATGCCTTTTGGTGCATCACCACAGGTAAACTTAGTGCCTGTCTTATTGTGGATCTTCTTTGGAATTCATCATTTCATGCTCCGTGCAGGATGTATGGACTGAAATAGGACGACCTTGTGGGATCCACCCAAAGCAGGTCCCGTCTCTCTAAACTTGTTTGCTGTAAATCGCTAACAGCTGCTTACATTAGCTTCTCTTGCTATGTTGCCTCCATAATATGTCACAGTTCGTTTCCCATTTGGGTTTCTGCTTCTAAATTTGTACTTTGCTTTCCAGGTAGATCAAATGGTTATTCATTCCGCGTCAGATCTACGACCAAAAACAACTCTTTGTGGTGATTACTTCTACAACTATTTTACTCGTGGTTTCGACATCCTGTTTGACGGCGAGGTAGGAAATTCGTCAAAATGAGTTAATACGTTCCCTCCCttcatatgtttttttccatCCATGACTGACTCTACCTCTTTTACAGACTCACAAGGCTAAGAAGTTTGTTCTTCACACCAACTATCCTGGTCATGCTGATTTCAACTCATACATAAAGTGCAACTTCATGATCTCTGGTAAGTGATGCAAATGGTAGCAGCTTCATGTCAATTAATTATCCTTTATGCAGATGTGTGGTGTGTcttatttttcaagaaaactaTGCTTTATTGCTGCTTTCAGTTGGAGAGGGTGAGACAGAAGCAAACAGAGGTGGAAAcaagatcactccaagcacgAATTGGGAGCAGGTTAAGGTAATTAGTTTCAGATCAAAGTTATACAAGCATACAGGAAAATGATAGGAAGCTAGTCTATCCTAGGCCTGGACCAACCCTATTGCTCATAATCTGAAGAATTTTGTGTGGAAGCATTGAGgaaataatcaaaataacaGCATGATTATAACTGAGAATAGCACTGTTAACAAATGAGGTAGGACATTTTTGTGATGAAACCTTTGCTTTCACCTTATAGGAAGTACTCGGGGAGTGTGGACCAGCAGCGATTCAGACACAGGGCTCAACTAGCAACCCATTTGGATCGACATATGTGTATGGCTATAAGGATGTTGCTTTTGAGGTGAAGGATTTTTCTAGTAACCTTAATTCAGTAATTGTTATCCTTGTGTAGATTGCTAGACGAAGCTTTAAAGTTGGGCTAATATTTTGCAGGTGATGAAGAACGGTCATATAGCCACCATAACTTTGTTCCAGTCATGATGTGCGTCTACCTTCGAGGAGGTATGCCCTTTGCTAATTCTTCATTGATGTTCAATTTTCCTGTAGACATATATTTTGCAAGTTCATGTGTTGTATATTGCTGAATGAAAACTCCTCCCTCATCATGTGAATGATCAATCTATTTGTCTTTGTAGGGGGGCTGGCATTTATGCTTTGGCTCGAGAGGGCTATCTTCTACCACAGAACTCTGTAAATCTCTAACGTCAAAAGCTGCATGCTATGGATATTACccaaaaaacttttaaaatgtcTGAAAAAATTGATGTACAGTTGTTTAGTTGATATCAAGTTTTATAATAACAGTTACTCTGGATATTATTTCCATTCATTCTGTCTAATATGATTACAAACATCTTTTACTTAGATGAATGGTATAAAGCTTCTATTCAGTTGAAAAAGTTAATATCGTGTAAACgatgaaaagtaaaaaagagCTCCGTCGCCGGGATTCGAACCCGGGTCTCTCGGGTGAGAGCCGAGTATCCTAACCAGCTAGACTACGACGGAATGTTGAGAGTTTAGGGTTctgttattatttaatataacaagatacaatgaaaagtaaataaaaaactcCGTCGCCGGGACTCGAACCCGGGTCTCTCGGGTGAGAGCCGAGTATCCTAACCAGCTAGACTACGACGGATTGTTGTTAACAGCGTTCCAAACCcgataaattaatcaaaaacacaaatatacaaaatatattacttGTGCAGGTAGGTAGCCCTTGGTCTATCCGTTGCAAGAAACGAAAAGGAAAATTGTTTTCATCGGCGATACTCTCTTCTACTCTAGTCTGGTAATCTCTTCATTTTATCTCTTTTGGTTCTCGAAGCTGCTTCAAATTTATAGTATTAAGACTTGGCTTTTGGTTAAATCCCTGGAGCTGCGAGAAGTTGAACTTTATAATATAGGATGTTTGCTTCCAGTTTTTAGCTGCGTTAATTGCATTAGTAATTGTGCAATTGGTTTAGCCACCATTGTTTAGggtttctctttttatttttttttgaattttagggATTGAACTTGGTGCTGTGAAGCAAAGCTCCGGTCTTCTTTGCCCGAGCTGATGACTGCGTCTGGGCTAACCGTAACTCCGCCCAGGTTTCACTTTCGCTGGCGTACATCTCAGAGAACCTCTCAACCTTTTACTCTTATTGCCAAACTGAATCGTCTAGATGCATcagcttctcctcttcttcaaaGGTAGTTTTGGAGATTCTTTGATTAAGCATGTACTAGTTCTTTCTCATGGAGGTTTTGTCTTTGATGTTGCATAGGGCTTGTTTGGCACTTCCTACACAAAGAAACAATGCTATGATTCCCCGTGCCATGAGTTCTTCCTTTGGTGACGTGGCAGATGATTCaactggtatatatatatatacacatctcTTGGTTATACTTGTAAATGGTTCTTCTGTTGCTACTTAAAGTTGAACTTGTTGTCAGTAATAGAAGCAAAAATGATTAATGTTCCTGGCTACTTCTTCCATTGGTTCAGCTGTGTTCCCTCGGATCAATGTCAAAGATCCATACAAGCGGCTTGGGATAAGCCGGATGGCCTCAGAGGATGAGATTCAAGGCGCCAGGAACTTTCTTATGCAGCAGTACTCTGGTCACAAACCCAGTGTTGACGCTATCGAATCAGCTCATGACAAGATCATCATGCAGAAGTTTCATGAGAGGAAGAACCCCAAGATCGACATAACGAAGAAGGTCCGGGAAGTGAGACAGTCCAAAGCTGTGAACTTTGTTTTCGAGAGGTTCCAAACTCCTGCCACTGCTTTCCTTGTCAAAACGGCAGTCACCTTTGCAGTTCTCGGTGCTCTT
The nucleotide sequence above comes from Brassica napus cultivar Da-Ae chromosome A9, Da-Ae, whole genome shotgun sequence. Encoded proteins:
- the LOC106359712 gene encoding PHAF1 protein At3g51130-like, with the protein product MKDYSKIGGKSTMQRTSRRLEGTAMGSTVFDLKPGVGIGPFYIGMPICDAFGKIEQDPNVYDVVHVKYYDEDPLKLDVVISFPDHGFHLRFDPSSQRLRLIEIYDVKRLQMRYGNSTIGGPSTLATFVAVYALFGPTFPGIYDKERGVYALFYPGLSFEFPIPDQYTDCCHDGEVALPLEFSDGTTPVTCRVSIYDKSSDKKVGVGKLMDRASVPPLAPGSLYMEEVHVKLGKELYFTVGGQHMPFGASPQDVWTEIGRPCGIHPKQVDQMVIHSASDLRPKTTLCGDYFYNYFTRGFDILFDGETHKAKKFVLHTNYPGHADFNSYIKCNFMISVGEGETEANRGGNKITPSTNWEQVKEVLGECGPAAIQTQGSTSNPFGSTYVYGYKDVAFEVMKNGHIATITLFQS
- the LOC106367716 gene encoding protein CHAPERONE-LIKE PROTEIN OF POR1, chloroplastic-like, with the translated sequence MTASGLTVTPPRFHFRWRTSQRTSQPFTLIAKLNRLDASASPLLQRACLALPTQRNNAMIPRAMSSSFGDVADDSTAVFPRINVKDPYKRLGISRMASEDEIQGARNFLMQQYSGHKPSVDAIESAHDKIIMQKFHERKNPKIDITKKVREVRQSKAVNFVFERFQTPATAFLVKTAVTFAVLGALTVLFPTEEGPTLQVLLSVIATFYFIHQRLKKKFWSFLYGSGSFIFSWLIGTFLMVSVIPPFIKGPRGFEVMSSLLSYVLLWVSSSYLR